GTAAGCGCTTTGTCCAGAAACAGCAGGTACACCAGAATCTCCAGAACCATCTTGACATCCATATAAATGTCCGGATCATGACTGGCCCGGGGGCCTGCGACATTCAACACACCGATCTTTCGTTCCTCCACAAATGATTGAAGCATCACCGCCGCTTCAAACGGATCATGGGTGACCAGGTTAACGGAGATACAGGGTTTTTTCTGGGTTTTTGCCAGTTCCCGGGTGAGTCTGGATCCGCCCATGAGGCGGCCGTGGTACAAAATAACCGTTCCCTGGGAGTCCAGAATATTCTGAAGGGTCCGGTCCCGGTAATCAGACGTCGGCATGACCGACAACCGGTATCGTGACGGCAGAGGGCCGGCTTCGGTTTTTCTTCCCTTAGGAATCCATCCGCCATAGGGAATATTGTATTTAAGCGCCACATCCAGTGCCGCCTGATCCGCACCGGTCTGGCCGCCGGAAATTATTTTTTCTAACATACCAGGCACCTGTGTTGTAAAAAAACCTTTTCTATCATATCAATACCGCGTATAACTGCAACAGAATTTTATGAAAATACCCTCTCACAACCAATGCTTTCAGATCATCCGGAAGATGGGAATGATGGACCATATTATCGATCATTCCATCATGGTCGGCAATGTCACGTTGTGCTTGTGCCGGCATGTGAACCAGACCACGCCGTTGTTGAATATTCATCTGGCCACTGCCGCAGCCCTGCTCCACGATATCACCAAAACCCGCAGTTTTAAAACCGGGGAACGGCATTCTGAAACCGGCGGAAACCTGCTCGAAACCCTGGGTTATCCGGAAGTGGGAAACATCATCCGCCAGCATGTCATCCTGGATGACTGGAAGGAAAACACGCCTGTCACGGAACAGGAAATCGTCAATTATGCGGACAAACGGGTACTTCACGACACCATCGTGTCCCTTGCCCAACGACTGGAATATATTCAGGATACTTACGGCCATCTGCAAGATCTGCAAGATCGGATTGCCGGGATGTGGCGGATGACCCGGACACTGGAAAACAAATTGTTCCGCCGGATTTCCTTTTCACCGGACCAGTTGGCAGACCGGGTGCTAATGGACATCCGCTTCTTTTAATCCCAGAATATCCCGGCGAATCTGTTGAAGCTGGGTCACCATGCCGGTCACTTTTTCCTGCTGGGCCTGCTTTTTTGCCTGATCAACCGCCCTTGTTTCATCCAGATCCATATCCAGGGATCGATACAAAGAAAACCGCTCATGGATCTTGTCAGTGACATCCCGGGTCACCGCCCGGATCAGCGGCATGAAATACTGATTTTTCAACCGGAGATGAAATTGCTCGATCTGGGGATCGATCCCCTGCAGGGTCTGTTTTTTGATCCGCCGGGCGGCAACGTCAAACCCGGAATTCAATGAAAACGATTGCTGTTTGTCAACCAAAGCACGAAAGAACCGGGTGACAAACGTAATGCCCAGGCCGGTCAGGGCATGGGTCTGGATCCGGCCCGAATACCGGGGCATCATGGTGATGTCCGGCAAAGTCAGTCCTAAAATCTTCTTGATGGCCTGAACATCCACAAAACGATCCAGTGCCGGTTGGTGGGCCGCCATCTGAAACTGGATATTCGTGTCTTCGGACTGACCCGGGGCCAGGGAAATTTTTGAAAGATCGATGCGGTAGGTATCCAGAAGTGATTGAAAATACGATTGTATCCTGTCTTCCTGACGGGCCGCCAATGTGTGGATGTCGGGCAGAATATCGGTCATCACAAACAGGTCCAGGGATCTTCTGAAATCCTGGAACATCAGATACAGTATTTTTTTGATCCCCAGTTCTTTTAACCGGTTCTGATACAAGGATGTATCCAGCGGCGTCTGGTTCACAAACGCCACCATTTTTTTACGGATCCGGCCGGCATCTTTGGCAAACGCGTTGTCAAGATCGGCTTCAAGCTCCCGGGTCAGGCCGGCCACAGCGCCCGGAACGGCGTTTTTCACGATGGTTTCAAGCTGCTTGACATTATCTTTGATCCGGGCGATCTTTTTTCGGGTCTGTTCCCGGTCATCCCCGGTTGCATTCAATCCATCCAGAAACAGGCGCGCTTTATTTTCCAGGGCGGTGCACATGTGAAACAACCGCTCCAGATGATTGGACACCAGCAGGCGGTGATGCCGCCGGGACAGCAGTCCGGACAGGCGTGCATCAAACCGTTCAGCGTTTTCATTGCACCAGGATGTCATGACCGGATCTTCCTGCCACAGGGCCAGGCGTTTGCGGTTACGGCGGCTCAATTTTTTTTCCAT
Above is a window of Desulfotignum balticum DSM 7044 DNA encoding:
- a CDS encoding putative molybdenum carrier protein, producing the protein MLEKIISGGQTGADQAALDVALKYNIPYGGWIPKGRKTEAGPLPSRYRLSVMPTSDYRDRTLQNILDSQGTVILYHGRLMGGSRLTRELAKTQKKPCISVNLVTHDPFEAAVMLQSFVEERKIGVLNVAGPRASHDPDIYMDVKMVLEILVYLLFLDKALTWPHGMALDVDPVFPDSVDAAVDQVMSDLSLKSKTAVARLDPSDIQTVYFSWVDALRFRLGLDTGNTALVDACQRDADVPYFTIEDAVMVIGKAVKSACEQACRLRVVQ
- a CDS encoding HD domain-containing protein; this translates as MMDHIIDHSIMVGNVTLCLCRHVNQTTPLLNIHLATAAALLHDITKTRSFKTGERHSETGGNLLETLGYPEVGNIIRQHVILDDWKENTPVTEQEIVNYADKRVLHDTIVSLAQRLEYIQDTYGHLQDLQDRIAGMWRMTRTLENKLFRRISFSPDQLADRVLMDIRFF
- a CDS encoding dynamin family protein, which gives rise to MTTSNDTYPQVAAIVSDILSVIDTMETVPPLADDMLESVKIRCGKIPEQIQSNRIKIAVVGVIKSGKSTLINAMTGKEVVKRGAGVVTAVTTRIRKGKKNRAVLFLKSWDDINQTLKNVLEMFPQDDTSSLNVNPETFDLRRKKDQDFLKQVYGKLVQAFPVTDQGIRPETLVIRNALQGYDTCKDLVGADREQLVFEGRQFSDHKLFTGDAANAFYVADACLELFGKTLDSRVELADCQGADSTDPGQLSRVVTYLQQANLIVYCISSRTGLRRSDMRFLKIIQGMGLLENILFVNNCDLSEHETLDDLLASEQNTRQELSFLLASPELYSFSALMRLFCAMEKKLSRRNRKRLALWQEDPVMTSWCNENAERFDARLSGLLSRRHHRLLVSNHLERLFHMCTALENKARLFLDGLNATGDDREQTRKKIARIKDNVKQLETIVKNAVPGAVAGLTRELEADLDNAFAKDAGRIRKKMVAFVNQTPLDTSLYQNRLKELGIKKILYLMFQDFRRSLDLFVMTDILPDIHTLAARQEDRIQSYFQSLLDTYRIDLSKISLAPGQSEDTNIQFQMAAHQPALDRFVDVQAIKKILGLTLPDITMMPRYSGRIQTHALTGLGITFVTRFFRALVDKQQSFSLNSGFDVAARRIKKQTLQGIDPQIEQFHLRLKNQYFMPLIRAVTRDVTDKIHERFSLYRSLDMDLDETRAVDQAKKQAQQEKVTGMVTQLQQIRRDILGLKEADVH